One window of the Bacillus oleivorans genome contains the following:
- the clpC gene encoding ATP-dependent protease ATP-binding subunit ClpC, protein MMFGRFTERAQKVLALSQEEAMRLGHSNIGTEHILLGLVREGEGIAAKALYGLGLSPEKIQKEAENLIGRGQDQSQNPHYTPRAKKVIELSMDEARKLGHSYVGTEHILLGLIREGEGVAARVLNNLGVSLNKARQQVLQLLGSNEAGGHQGSSHSNASTPTLDSLARDLTAIAREGSLDPVIGRSKEIQRVIEVLSRRTKNNPVLIGEPGVGKTAIAEGLAQQIVQNEVPEILRDKRVMTLDMGTVVAGTKYRGEFEDRLKKVMDEIRQAGNIILFIDELHTLIGAGGAEGAIDASNILKPSLARGELQCIGATTLDEYRKYIEKDAALERRFQPITVDEPSVEESIQILHGLRDRYEAHHRVTITDEAIEAAVKLSDRYISDRFLPDKAIDLIDEAGSKVRLRSFTTPPNLKELELKLEEVRKEKDAAVQSQEFEKAASLRDSEQRLREQLEETKKSWKEKQGQENTEVTVEDIATVVSNWTGIPVSKLAQTETDKLLNLESILHTRVIGQDEAVKAVAKAVRRARAGLKDPKRPIGSFIFLGPTGVGKTELARALAEAMFGDEDAMIRIDMSEFMERHTTSRLVGSPPGYVGYDEGGQLTEKVRRKPYSVILLDEIEKAHPDVFNILLQVLEDGRLTDSKGRTVDFRNTVLIMTSNVGAEALKRNKYVGFNVQDGEQDYKDMKGKVMEELKKAFRPEFLNRIDETIVFHALEKPHLTEIVTLMSEQLTKRLKDQDIELELTDAAKAKIAEVGYDPEYGARPLRRALQKHIEDRLSEELLRGQVLTGHKVIVDVEDGEFKVLSK, encoded by the coding sequence ATGATGTTTGGACGATTTACAGAAAGAGCCCAGAAAGTATTAGCACTTTCCCAAGAGGAAGCCATGAGACTAGGACATAGCAATATTGGAACAGAACATATTTTGCTTGGTCTTGTCAGAGAAGGAGAAGGAATTGCGGCAAAAGCGTTATATGGATTAGGATTAAGTCCTGAAAAAATCCAAAAAGAGGCTGAAAATTTGATTGGCCGCGGCCAAGATCAATCCCAAAATCCGCATTATACACCTAGAGCTAAAAAAGTCATCGAACTCTCCATGGATGAAGCCAGAAAATTAGGTCACTCCTATGTTGGAACAGAGCATATTCTCCTCGGGCTGATTCGCGAAGGAGAAGGTGTAGCTGCTCGTGTCCTTAATAATTTAGGAGTGAGCTTAAATAAAGCAAGACAACAGGTTCTGCAATTATTGGGAAGTAATGAAGCTGGGGGCCACCAGGGCTCATCCCATTCCAATGCCAGTACGCCTACATTAGACAGTTTAGCGCGTGATTTAACAGCGATTGCAAGAGAGGGTAGTTTGGACCCTGTGATTGGCAGAAGTAAAGAAATTCAAAGAGTTATCGAGGTACTGAGCCGAAGAACGAAAAATAACCCTGTCCTTATTGGTGAACCAGGGGTAGGTAAAACAGCAATTGCAGAAGGTCTGGCGCAACAAATTGTGCAAAATGAGGTTCCAGAGATTTTGCGGGATAAAAGGGTTATGACGTTAGATATGGGAACGGTTGTAGCGGGCACCAAGTACCGCGGTGAATTTGAAGACCGTTTGAAAAAAGTAATGGATGAAATTCGCCAAGCAGGAAATATCATTCTGTTTATCGATGAGCTTCACACTTTAATTGGTGCAGGAGGAGCGGAGGGTGCGATCGATGCGTCCAATATTTTAAAACCATCTCTAGCTCGCGGGGAACTCCAATGTATTGGGGCTACAACTTTAGATGAATATCGGAAATATATTGAAAAGGATGCTGCACTAGAGCGCCGTTTCCAGCCAATTACAGTTGATGAACCTTCAGTAGAAGAATCGATTCAAATCCTGCATGGTTTGCGTGACCGCTATGAAGCCCACCACCGTGTCACTATTACAGACGAGGCGATTGAGGCAGCGGTTAAACTATCTGACCGGTATATTTCTGACCGTTTTTTACCGGATAAAGCGATAGATTTAATTGATGAAGCAGGATCAAAAGTACGGTTACGCTCCTTTACAACTCCTCCTAATTTAAAAGAATTAGAATTAAAATTAGAGGAAGTAAGGAAAGAAAAGGATGCAGCCGTACAGAGTCAAGAATTTGAAAAGGCAGCTTCTTTACGCGATTCAGAACAGCGTCTCCGTGAACAGTTAGAAGAAACCAAGAAATCCTGGAAAGAAAAACAAGGCCAAGAAAACACGGAAGTAACAGTAGAAGATATAGCAACCGTTGTGTCAAATTGGACCGGAATACCTGTATCTAAGCTAGCACAAACAGAAACAGATAAACTGCTTAACCTAGAAAGTATTCTTCATACCCGTGTCATTGGCCAGGATGAAGCCGTTAAAGCAGTCGCAAAAGCAGTAAGACGGGCAAGAGCTGGTCTTAAAGATCCTAAACGCCCAATCGGGTCTTTTATCTTCCTAGGTCCTACTGGGGTAGGTAAAACAGAGCTTGCACGAGCATTAGCAGAAGCAATGTTTGGCGATGAAGATGCAATGATCCGGATTGATATGTCTGAGTTCATGGAAAGACATACAACCTCTCGTCTGGTCGGTTCACCTCCAGGCTATGTAGGATATGATGAAGGCGGACAATTAACAGAAAAAGTCCGGAGAAAACCTTACTCAGTCATCCTTTTGGACGAAATTGAGAAAGCACATCCAGATGTATTTAACATTCTGCTTCAGGTATTAGAGGATGGACGCTTAACCGATTCAAAAGGAAGAACAGTAGACTTTAGAAATACGGTTCTGATTATGACCTCTAACGTAGGAGCAGAAGCATTAAAACGAAATAAGTATGTCGGCTTTAATGTTCAAGATGGAGAGCAAGATTATAAAGATATGAAAGGAAAAGTAATGGAAGAGCTCAAGAAAGCGTTCCGTCCTGAATTTTTAAACCGAATTGACGAAACGATTGTCTTCCATGCTCTTGAAAAACCGCATTTAACGGAAATTGTAACTTTAATGTCAGAACAGTTAACAAAGCGGCTTAAAGATCAAGACATTGAGCTGGAACTTACCGATGCTGCAAAAGCTAAAATTGCAGAGGTAGGC
- a CDS encoding protein arginine kinase gives MSIEKFLNSSVCSWMSEDGPSSDIVLTSRVRLARNLKNYLYPTIFTNEDAQAVVKEIEEKVQTNTCPVPLELLRMDELQPLQKRVLVEKHLISPNLAEESTFGACLLSENEEVSIMINEEDHIRIQCLFPGLQLQQALQVANEIDNWLEQKMDFAFDEERGYLTSCPTNVGTGLRASVMMHLPGLVLTQQMNRLIPAINQLGLVVRGIYGEGSEALGNIFQISNQITLGKSEEDIVDDLITVVTQLIEQERSARSALAKTSGIQLEDRIFRSYGILANSRIIESKEAARCLSDLRLGIDMGYIKNVSRNILNELMILTQPGFLQQYAGGPLKPHERDVKRAGLIRERLILESNE, from the coding sequence GAGTAAGGCTAGCTCGTAATCTGAAGAATTATCTTTATCCGACGATTTTTACGAATGAAGATGCCCAGGCTGTTGTAAAAGAGATTGAGGAAAAAGTGCAAACTAATACATGTCCGGTACCATTAGAACTACTAAGAATGGATGAGCTTCAGCCGCTTCAAAAAAGAGTGCTCGTTGAAAAGCACTTAATTAGTCCAAATTTAGCAGAAGAGTCGACCTTTGGTGCTTGTTTATTATCAGAAAATGAAGAAGTAAGCATCATGATCAATGAAGAGGATCACATAAGAATTCAATGTCTGTTTCCTGGGCTGCAGCTTCAGCAAGCGCTGCAAGTAGCCAATGAGATCGATAACTGGCTTGAACAGAAAATGGATTTTGCCTTTGATGAGGAAAGAGGATACTTAACAAGCTGTCCAACCAATGTAGGAACAGGCTTACGGGCGTCTGTAATGATGCACCTGCCTGGGCTTGTATTGACCCAGCAAATGAATCGCCTTATACCGGCGATTAACCAGCTTGGTCTTGTTGTTCGTGGGATTTATGGGGAAGGCAGTGAAGCATTAGGCAATATCTTTCAAATTTCTAACCAAATTACACTTGGGAAATCTGAAGAAGATATTGTTGATGATTTAATTACAGTGGTAACCCAACTAATTGAGCAGGAACGTTCAGCACGGTCAGCACTTGCGAAAACTTCTGGCATACAATTAGAGGACCGAATTTTTCGTTCTTACGGGATCCTGGCTAATAGCCGGATTATTGAATCAAAAGAAGCAGCCCGATGTCTATCCGACCTTAGACTTGGAATAGATATGGGCTATATAAAAAACGTTAGCCGCAATATTCTAAATGAACTGATGATCTTAACACAGCCCGGCTTCTTACAGCAATATGCGGGCGGTCCATTAAAACCCCATGAAAGAGATGTCAAACGGGCAGGCTTAATTCGAGAACGGCTGATATTAGAATCGAATGAGTAG